The window GATGTGTGATAGTACGAGAGCATGTTCCTATTAGCaacctctttacttgtctttggTTCAATGAAGTTGACCGATTTACTTCAAGGGACCAGATTAGTTTCTCAACCGTCAGGGACAAAATTTTGTCGAGGGTagattttcattttaacatGTTCTTGGATTGTGAGAGACGCAACTTTGTTGTTCAGGTAACtattaaaattgtttcaatATCTGACTGAAACTTTCTATTGCATTGATTTCCAGAAGGTACATGCTGATTCTGAACAGACAAAACATTTAGTAGTGCAATAAAGATGAGCACATGCATGTGCATGATtctgaaaataaagatttgcaCATGCATGTGTGCACTCTTTAGTAAGCAACTAATGTGATAACATTTTCCATATTGATGATTACCCTTTTATATTTTCAGAGATAAACCCCCTCTTTccgtttcattatttttctctgTTTCTCTAAATGTTTTCACACTTAGATATGAACTTACCCTTATTTCACTATTTAAGtacttgaattattttttacattgctTGGGGAGGATATGACCTATTCCATCATTAGTTTTATGATAATAGCATTTGCTTTAGTTCACAAAATTTGTGTTATGAAAAGTGTACTACAACCACCTTGGCTGGGAATTTGCTGAAAACCTTGTCTCAAGGGTTATTGTTTCTTACTTATTCtgaatgttatattttttatctgaaCTTCCTTCATTGGCAATGGAATTTCATGGtcacttttctctcttgtttacCTTATTATACTCTATTTTTGGGTGCTTACAGAAATACCACAGGGATCTATTGCTGCGCCTGGCTCCACCAGCTTCACCTCCTCCAccatctcctcctcctcctcctccattGCCTGTGCTTGAAACATCACCTGAAAAGGGTGCAAACTCTCCCATTAGAAGAGGCCCTGGAAGGCGTGGAAGAGATCGAAGAGCTGGTTCACGGCACCACCGCAAAGTTGTTGCTGGAAGCAGAGAGATGGAACCAAGTTAACAGTTTTGTTTGGGCGAGATTATATTATTAGTAGTTTTGTTTAAAATTCCACCTACGGAAATCATTCGTTGCAGAGCTGGAGGGAAAATGTGCAAGATGAGTGTTGTATTGTTTCCACATATAGACGCTCTCATTCTTTTGACTATCCGCAATTGtccatttttgttaaattttttgctGTATATATGGtaatattttcaataattatacGTAGCAACTCATTTTGCCATTCCGCAATATTACAGAAAAAAGTGTACTTCCTCTGTTATACTATACTCCAAAGATATATTCAAGACGGGTTAGTCTCCATTAGGAGAGTGAAAAATACAAGGTGTATGTAGGACCCACCTGAATTATTTTTGGTGTATAATGGTCGAGTTTGAACTTAAGATCTTGTGGGTGTTATCTCAAACCTCTATCACTAAGTCGACTGTAATAGTTATCACCTGATTCTATTTAGTGGAGAGGATCTCTACTCATTCAAGACTTGTTCATTTCTATTAATAGAAGTaacttttttacattaataGATTTCTTGACATATTAATGGCTAATAACTGGTGTAGAAGTCTCTCTTTCACTAAATTAATGGTTTATTAagaaattctaaaattataGAAGGCCTGTTCACTTTActccatgaaaataaaagaaacaagaatCCCATAACAAAATCACATTGTTCTAACATACATGTCAACATTTTATCACTCCTTTAACATGTCAAGAATGAAAATAGTTGAAGTTCTATAATTTCAAAagaataatgttttattttacaaatctcATGGAGTAAAGTGAACGAGCCCTACCTTTAacattcttcttcctcttcttttttctccatGCAGCCTATCATTCCCTCCTTATGAGATCACCCATCGCCGTCTCTCCTTTCTTTTCCTCTTAAACATCCTTTCCTGCGAAAGATAAATTCTGATAGTAGATGAGATCATGTGAAAAACTATGTTCAACACTAAAACTTGCACTTCAATTCTTAATATCAAACATTgttacataaataattacataacaaatctgtctttttttattgcataaaaagggaatataaatttaacaaaaacatACATTTCACACTTTCTTCCATCTAATAAATCaccaatttcttttatttaaataataaaagaaaaaatatttttttttctcttaattgtatcttcaattcattttttccGAACATTTTCTCTAGTCGTATTTCCTATAACTTACAAGTGAGTAACCACTGAGGGTGTGTTTATTTTACCGTTTCAATCTATTATTAGCATGTACTTTGATGCACTTTTTTTAGAATCGTAACCGTAGGTTTGAAGCTTATTGAACGGAAAAATAAATACTACACACTAACACTTAGGTTATGTTGGTCTTAGAGGAAAGAAATGTGGTGAAAGTGATTGCACCAATGGAAACGAACGAAAGAAATCGTTTTAGTAGAAAGTTATATAGAAATTTGTATAAAATCCGTGGGATCCATGCTTTTAGATTTCTGCACTAAACTGAGAAGAAATGcgaagaaagaataaaataaaaacgttAAAATGTTTCCAAAACTAACCCTCTAAGCTAGGAGCACTTTTTTAATTCATCAGGCATggaacaaaatcaaatatagcGCGGACAAATTCAAATATGGGAATATGCCTAgcataatataaaattgaatatgCCTATGCctagtaaaatttaatttccataCAGCATCCAATTTGATGGCAGTAAAAatcgattatatatatatatatatatatatatataatctaatattagttaatgtaataaaaaatatttattttaaaaaaagcaaaataattttaaaaataatattaaaacagaaaaaacataaatataattaaaatttcacaaatactttacttataaatttgattatccagtaatttaatttatgaatttttcttcctatttcATAAGATCGTAGAATGTTGATCAACATTCAATTGTTATAAGGAATCAATATtgtacttttataaaataagaaaaccataaattaaattattagaagactaaatttaaaattaaaaataaattaaaagatgagaTGTATAATTTTACCTTGATTTTATTATCTACCAAGTCGTGAGTTTCTTTCCTCTCATCTCATCTCTCCCTTTCATCTCTatcccaaattttaattttccactctctttgatatctttttcttttctttcatcacAACAAACGAACAGTGTTACCATCCAGAAAACACAATACGACGTCGATAAGAAAAACGAACCCTATCATCGCCATTGGAATTTGGAAGCTACGAAGTAGGAACCATGACAGCGCTGGTGAGAAGTGGAGTGATGAAGCTCACTCTCCAATTCCAAaccccttctccttctctgtctctcttctcttcttctctctccaTTACCAAAACACCATCACCACCCTCTTTCTTCTCCTTCCGCCACCCTCTTTCCCATTCGAGCAACGCTTCCAAAACCCCCACCACCAAccctcttccttcttcttcctttgaatCCCAGCTATTCATCCCTCCGGGCATTGAACCCGACGAGGTCGACGACTCCACGGTCCTTCCCGGCTCCAACATCGCCGTCGGACCCTACGCCGGCGATTCCCGAATCAAGGACGTCCAGTTCGTCAAGAGCAGCGCCCGCGCCAGGGATTGCCCCAAAGACGACCTACCCGAATTCGCCGTTCTCGGTCGCTCCAACGTCGGCAAATCCTCCCTCATCAATTCCCTCGTCCGCAAGAAAGAGATTGCTCTCACTTCCAAGAAACCAGGTTAGTCAGTTAGGTTAAGCTTCTTTTAGGAGATATAAGGTTCGTCTAGTGTTGAAGAGAGGTCGCCAACAGTCTATAACCAACGGTCTAAGATGTAATAATGTTGTGCTGATTTTTGGTAATGGTGGTTGCAGGGAAGACGCAGCTCATCAATCACTTCTTGGTCAACAAAAGCTGGTACCTTGTTGACTTGCCTGGTTACGGGTCAGTctctatttcttaattttttctgcTTCATGTCTTCTTGTTCCTATGcttctttattatatataaaaaagattttaaatttataaaagtaataaGTAGTTATATTCACAAATTAAAATGCTCTTGCTGCATTTGTTTGGCTGATCGTTTTGCACAATTGGTTTTGGTTAATGGAGAGTTTAAAGTTaatgttttcaagtttttatcATATAAGCAGAATTGTAGTATGAGATTTTCAAGTCGACGTAAGAGTTacatttttcactttttgtCAAACGTGCTTTCTGTAGTAAAGTTAAGTGCATCTTTGGATTCACATTTTTAAAATCAAGTTGAAATACCAGTTAACATGACTTTAGGTACAAAATATCCTAAATTGAGGAATTGATTTTGACTTAAAATAACTTTAAGCAGTTTTTGCATTGGGTTCAAAATCTTATAGTTTATGTATAGTTTTACcactacaacaacaacaacaacaacgccttatcccactaggtggggtcggctacatggatcaacttccgccataatgttctatcaagtactaTAGTTTTACCACTAACTtgcttaataataaaaacattcaaacataGGTCACTTTACTTCAAAACCAATTTTGCGAACGTTCACCCACCCACACTAATTTTAGTGAGATGCAACCAAACATTATGTTTCGTTGCAGAATCTCAGTGTTTGAATGTCTCAAACGCAAATACAAACATAGCATTAGTGAGAACAGCATTGGggggaaataaaaaatatgacataatacATACTACAtggaaatgtaatttttattaaatctcaaaattatatgGATAGATTCATATTGAGAGAGGTCTTCCGATTCCCTATTTGCTTAATAAAGCTGGTTGATGCAGGCCATAGATACCCTCTTTGGTTTTCAAGTTTCTCGAGTTGTTTAATAATAGtagcaattaatttttttaaatgcttaGTAGCTGTGTTGTATGTTTACTTGTATCTCCCCATTGTCGGGTTTCATATATGTTTTCTTGAATGATTTTCTTCCCTGTATTTCCACCTCCTTCCTGGATTGGAGAGGATTTGGGATTAGTGGTTGGTGGTGATACTGTTAAGTGTTTTATCTACTCGTGAAATACTGTTTTTTATGCAGCTTTGCTaaagcacctgaagcagcaaaAACGGATTGGTCCTCATTCACAAAAGGGTACTTTTTGAACAGAAGTACTCTGGTTGCTGTCTTGCTTCTCATTGATGCAAGTGTTCCACCCCAAAAAGTTGACTTGGATTGTGCAAATTGGCTTGGACGCAATAATGTATGATgttttatacatatatagtCCCTAAAGTAATGTTGTCAAGGTACTGAAACAGGTCTAAATCCTGTAAAAACTTTTGTGAATTGCAGATACCAAtcacttttgttttcacaaaATGTGACAAAATGAAGGTGGCAAAAGGGAAACGGCCCGATGAGAACATAAGGGATTTTCAAGAGTTAATCAGACAAAACTACAAGCAACATCCTCCATGGATTATGACCAGCAGTGTCACTGGAATGGGTAGAGATGAGCTTCTCTTGCATATGTCTCAGCTAAGAAACTACTGGGATCAGTAGGAGAAAAAGCTCAAAATTAAGCAAGATGTGAGTATCTATGAGAAAACAGGCCATGCGGGATCAAAGTTGAAATTACAAAAGATGCAACTATATGGAAGAATCATGTGAAAGAGCTATGGGTTGGGTTGAGCCTTGAAATATTTCAGCTGGATCTTTCTTCAGGATTCGGGATCTTTGTTCTTCTTGAACTGCAACAAGATATATAACTTGCATGGGAATCAAGTTTGAGTTGTTTCTGGATAATGAATTTCCACATACTGACACTGAGTATTAGGGTTAATGGTAACGTTTTATGCAAATGGGGATAAAAAATCACAGGAAATGTTGTATGCTTTCAACTGGGATATAGTATTGTGCTAGCTTTATTTATCTTTAGTTGCCTGAATACATGTTTTGGGTTACCATTGTATTGGGTTCAGATTGTCTTCAGTTACTGGATTTTTCCCGTTGGAGGGACACACCCATTGTGTCTTTCTCTCTCATACTGGAAAAATCCAGTACTGGAAAGGAGTACAATCCCATTGCTTTGGCATTTATTTAGGACTTTCTGGAGCAAAAATGATCTTTTTGCATTATGTAAACATTGTAGATGTTTTGATGTATTTTTTGAGGCTGGGATAAATAATGCTGCGAAGTGTGCGCATCTGAATTGCCGTAGCATTTATTCCGAGGCACCTTCAACACATAAGGGGTTCCTTCCTTTTGCCAACGTCCGGTTTCATCGCCTGATGCAAACGGTTACACAAACGCATGAAAAATGTTAGAAGGTTATTCACCATCTCATTTGCAAACACCTTGTTATCATTACTATTCCTCACAGCCACCACTGCCGAGAGCTTCAAGGTAGTGGACTCCTTAGAGATAACCTCATGACCCTCATTGAGTGCTACCATCATGCTTGCTGAGGAACTACTTTGGTTCCCCTTCTTCTTCACTCTTAAGTTTCATCTTATTACCACTCCTACTCAGTGTCGATGAGCACACTAATGGAATGGCCGAGACCAAGAAATTGGCAATTCAAATGAATTTTGTTGTGCAGCATGCCATTAATATTGCCAGAACTCGTGACCATGAGAGTCTTTATACCAGCCATTTCTGTATAGTGTATACAATTGTTAACCTTTAtatcagaaaacaaaaaatgatctTGTGACACTGAAGGTGATAACATAAATGAGAAGTTTTGAAGGGATAtaatgacttaaatatgttacaaatttataataaattatcgaattttttaaaatttctaataaaaaaatttgttatattaattttttgatatattaaCTGATCggtgcaaattcaaaataaaagttttaatagAGTAGAGATTTAATATAACTAGAAAATCTATTAGAAAGGTAAAACAAATATCGAATATTTATACGACACTAAAAAATATGTAAGTCAATATAGTATTTATAAAGGGTTTACAAAGATCAAACAttgtattaagaaaattaagcaCAATCACGAGTCACGCCACACGCCGACACCAAGGCCATAATTAATCATTTTCTAGTACGTTTACTAAAATTTGTCCACGAAAAATATATGGTGTGTGAATCAGATTTGTACTTGAACAACGAAAATTAAACATAGGTCTCTTgactttttctagtagtgaaatTTATCCTCGAAATTTTGAAGACTAACTTCTACTATATGGTAAAATAcagataaatttaataatattaattgtgaaaattatatttattctttgaaaagaatgtaatattataataagtaatttttattaaattaaatgattctattaacaaataaatatttaaagatgagatataaaatttatttttgattataagtttttttcaaTCAAACAAGTAAGTTTATAATTTTCTACTGATGAGAAATTTGTCTAATACTTAATATATATGGTGATAATAATTTTGGTAAAAATATTCATAGATGATTCTAATTATATCACATAATGGTTGGcatgataatttctaattagattttataatattattttttattttaaagttaatttcgATAATGATTATACTTTGATAGTAatttaaaggataaaaacatgaatttattaaaaatgagaataaataCATACATGATAGCCTTATGAACAATTAGTTAATTTCGATGTGCGATATTATTGATGTTTGAGGAATTAAATgataatgatttaatttctcaaaaattgacaatggtcttatttatgaatttctaatattaatggttaaattctataattttgacacatgtataataataattctaAACACACATATCTAATGTTATGTGATGTTTTcgtataattgtttttataaaatatagataagTCTCTTAAATATGTTAATCAGGTTTTGATTTCTAAATAAGCAtatgaaaaatacttttatcttttgaatttattttgaattttagataacgttaatttaatttataagctgaataaagaaaaagggaTAATGTTGCAAAATACAGGAAGTTGCAAATTGAGATAAACAACAGCACagtaaaaatttaatacttttttatactttcatctcgcttcatttt of the Glycine max cultivar Williams 82 chromosome 13, Glycine_max_v4.0, whole genome shotgun sequence genome contains:
- the LOC100790788 gene encoding GTP-binding protein At2g22870, coding for MTALVRSGVMKLTLQFQTPSPSLSLFSSSLSITKTPSPPSFFSFRHPLSHSSNASKTPTTNPLPSSSFESQLFIPPGIEPDEVDDSTVLPGSNIAVGPYAGDSRIKDVQFVKSSARARDCPKDDLPEFAVLGRSNVGKSSLINSLVRKKEIALTSKKPGKTQLINHFLVNKSWYLVDLPGYGFAKAPEAAKTDWSSFTKGYFLNRSTLVAVLLLIDASVPPQKVDLDCANWLGRNNIPITFVFTKCDKMKVAKGKRPDENIRDFQELIRQNYKQHPPWIMTSSVTGMGRDELLLHMSQLRNYWDQ